One window of the Candidatus Neptunochlamydia vexilliferae genome contains the following:
- a CDS encoding GDP-mannose 4,6-dehydratase, whose protein sequence is MKKVLVIGSNSFSGSDFIDLLLEKGEYEVTGISRSSEKESLFLPYKTRTSPHFTFEQIDLNKDLAKLDRLLGAFQPEYIVNFAAQSEVGPSWENPDHWFQTNAVALTSLANLLKDKKWLKKYVHISSPEVYGTCEGFIKESTPVNPSTPYAASKAAGDLSLFTFQKNFDFPLVMVRATNVYGAHQQLFKIIPRTAIYIKNKKKIQLHGGGVAVKSYIHIRDVSQGELLVMEKGRVGDIYHISPDQGVAVKDVVETICKKMDVPMEEAVEIAPERLGQDKAYTIDSSKIREELGWKPEISLEEGIDQTVKWVNAHFDAINKQPLEYIHKK, encoded by the coding sequence ATGAAAAAAGTTTTAGTTATTGGTAGCAACTCATTTTCAGGAAGTGATTTTATCGATCTTCTCCTTGAAAAAGGCGAATATGAAGTCACCGGCATCAGCCGTTCCTCTGAAAAAGAATCCCTATTCCTCCCTTACAAAACCCGCACCTCTCCCCACTTTACCTTCGAGCAGATCGATCTCAACAAAGATCTCGCGAAACTCGACCGCCTCTTAGGGGCTTTTCAACCTGAATATATCGTCAACTTTGCCGCCCAAAGTGAAGTCGGTCCTAGCTGGGAGAACCCCGACCACTGGTTTCAAACCAATGCCGTTGCCCTAACCAGCCTTGCCAATCTGCTCAAGGACAAAAAGTGGCTGAAAAAATATGTCCATATCTCTTCTCCAGAAGTGTATGGCACTTGCGAAGGATTTATCAAAGAGTCGACCCCTGTAAACCCATCGACCCCCTACGCTGCATCGAAAGCAGCGGGTGACCTTTCCCTCTTCACCTTCCAGAAGAATTTTGACTTCCCCCTCGTCATGGTGCGCGCGACCAATGTTTACGGCGCCCATCAGCAACTCTTTAAAATCATCCCCCGGACCGCGATCTACATCAAAAACAAGAAGAAAATCCAACTTCATGGGGGCGGCGTTGCCGTAAAATCTTACATCCACATCCGCGATGTTTCTCAAGGAGAGCTCCTCGTAATGGAAAAAGGGCGGGTCGGTGACATCTACCACATCTCTCCTGACCAAGGGGTGGCGGTAAAAGATGTTGTCGAAACCATCTGCAAAAAGATGGATGTCCCCATGGAAGAAGCGGTCGAAATCGCTCCAGAGCGACTCGGTCAAGACAAAGCCTACACCATTGACTCTTCCAAGATTCGTGAAGAGCTCGGTTGGAAACCTGAAATTTCCTTGGAAGAAGGGATCGACCAAACCGTCAAGTGGGTCAATGCCCATTTCGACGCGATTAATAAACAACCTCTAGAATATATTCACAAAAAGTAA
- a CDS encoding class I SAM-dependent methyltransferase has protein sequence MGQEVDLLVNYPKTKRNVKERGATKTEEDRAIARQFGKEFFDGERRHGYGGFAYMDRFWTPVVPTFQNHYNLTEKSSILDVGAAKGFMLYDFSRLIPGIQISGIDVSSYAIENAKPEVKEHLQVANATSLPHPDNSFDLVISINTIHNLEKEELAKALQEIERVSRKSSFITVDAYRNDEEKELMYHWNLTAKTIMHVDEWKTFFKEVGYTGDYYWFIP, from the coding sequence ATGGGACAAGAAGTAGACCTCCTAGTCAATTATCCTAAAACAAAGCGAAACGTCAAAGAGCGGGGCGCGACAAAAACCGAAGAGGACCGGGCCATTGCCCGCCAGTTTGGCAAAGAGTTCTTCGATGGGGAGCGGCGTCATGGCTATGGGGGTTTTGCTTATATGGACCGGTTCTGGACGCCTGTTGTCCCCACCTTCCAAAACCACTACAACCTCACCGAAAAAAGCTCGATCCTCGATGTCGGGGCTGCGAAAGGGTTTATGCTTTATGACTTTAGTCGCCTCATCCCCGGTATCCAGATTTCTGGAATCGATGTCTCTTCTTATGCCATCGAAAATGCCAAGCCTGAAGTTAAAGAGCACCTTCAAGTAGCCAACGCCACTTCCCTTCCCCACCCTGACAACTCTTTCGACCTGGTAATCTCGATCAATACGATCCACAACCTTGAAAAAGAGGAGCTAGCCAAGGCACTCCAAGAAATCGAGCGGGTTTCTCGCAAATCGAGTTTCATCACTGTCGATGCCTACCGCAACGATGAGGAAAAAGAGCTGATGTATCATTGGAACCTCACCGCAAAAACAATCATGCATGTCGACGAGTGGAAAACCTTCTTCAAAGAGGTGGGCTACACCGGCGACTACTACTGGTTTATTCCCTAA
- a CDS encoding alpha-ketoacid dehydrogenase subunit beta yields MERSIKFNQAILEGTSQAMEEDPSVYLMGLGVPDPKGTFGTTLGLQEKFGPDRVMDMPTSENGMTGIAIGSAIRGMRPIMTHQRVDFFLLALDQLINNAAKWHYMFGDQMTAPIVIRLVMGRGWGQGPQHSQSLQSLFAHIPGLKVVMPSTPYDAKGLLISAVKDNNPVVYLEHRWLHNIHGPVPEESYEVPIGKAHIVQEGKDITIAATSHMVLEARKAIQALEEDGISVELIDIRTIKPLDKETILKSVRKTGRLIVADPDWKTCGFGAEVIALAAEEAFTDLKNPPARIAYPDRHSPTSWALANHYYPSHRMIEMEVYKMMRLPSKAQTLLQQLLEARTTGPLDIPDASFTGPF; encoded by the coding sequence ATGGAACGATCGATAAAATTTAACCAAGCTATTTTAGAAGGAACCTCCCAAGCAATGGAGGAGGACCCTTCGGTTTATCTCATGGGACTCGGCGTCCCCGATCCCAAAGGAACCTTTGGAACAACCCTGGGTTTACAAGAAAAATTTGGGCCCGATCGGGTGATGGATATGCCCACTTCTGAAAATGGGATGACGGGGATTGCCATTGGATCAGCCATCCGCGGTATGCGCCCTATTATGACCCACCAGCGGGTGGACTTTTTCCTCCTTGCCCTCGACCAACTGATCAACAACGCTGCCAAATGGCACTATATGTTTGGCGACCAGATGACTGCCCCCATCGTCATCCGCCTTGTGATGGGACGGGGATGGGGACAAGGACCCCAACACTCCCAATCGCTCCAAAGCCTTTTTGCCCACATCCCCGGACTAAAAGTGGTGATGCCCTCGACTCCCTATGATGCCAAAGGACTTCTCATCTCTGCTGTGAAAGACAACAACCCTGTCGTTTACCTTGAGCACCGGTGGCTCCACAATATCCATGGTCCCGTTCCTGAAGAAAGTTATGAGGTTCCGATTGGAAAAGCCCATATCGTTCAAGAAGGAAAGGACATCACCATCGCCGCCACTTCTCATATGGTTCTCGAAGCTCGTAAAGCGATTCAAGCGCTTGAAGAGGATGGGATTTCGGTCGAATTGATCGACATCCGGACCATCAAGCCTCTTGATAAAGAGACAATCCTCAAGTCGGTCCGAAAAACAGGGCGCCTCATCGTCGCCGATCCCGACTGGAAAACATGTGGCTTTGGTGCGGAAGTGATTGCTCTTGCCGCCGAAGAAGCCTTTACCGATCTAAAAAACCCTCCTGCCCGTATCGCTTATCCCGACCGCCATAGCCCCACCAGCTGGGCCCTTGCTAACCACTACTATCCCTCTCACCGGATGATTGAGATGGAGGTTTATAAAATGATGCGCCTTCCTTCGAAAGCGCAAACCCTTCTTCAACAGCTCCTCGAAGCACGGACGACAGGTCCTCTCGACATTCCCGATGCTTCCTTCACAGGCCCATTTTAA